The following coding sequences lie in one Crassostrea angulata isolate pt1a10 chromosome 10, ASM2561291v2, whole genome shotgun sequence genomic window:
- the LOC128168205 gene encoding collagen alpha-1(XI) chain-like, translating into MRACILLCVLGVAAVYGAPNNDCTTELGRLRTELEMMKDTLSKLQEEIIETEETTPHSRGKRAGSYFLRGPAGPMGASGPKGEPGAPGEPGPQGKQGYPGFRGDNGPPGIPGDQGVPGVPGPQGDTGVQGETGAPGEPGPMGPMGPQGLKGYEGAVGAPGVPGEPGLTGEPGQPGPMGPVGPMGPQGEKGDTGYPGMPGEPGPQGPSGEPGPEGPAGPIGPRGLQGYPGAQGAPGNPGEKGDRGVQGAPGRQGQPGQAQFAPAAAKDQSYYARAAPQRANYKGT; encoded by the exons CCCAACAACGACTGTACGACGGAGTTAGGCAGGCTGAGGACAGAGCTGGAGATGATGAAAGACACACTGAGCAAGCTCCAGGAAGAGATCATAGAGACCGAGGAAA cAACCCCACACAGCAGAGGGAAGCGAGCTGGGTCTTATTTCCTGAGAGGACCTGCCGGACCCATGGGAGCCTCAG GTCCCAAGGGAGAACCAGGCGCCCCTGGAGAGCCAGGACCACAGGGAAAACAAGGTTACCCAGGATTCAGAGGAGACAACGGACCTCCAGGTATCCCCGGAGACCAGGGAGTCCCTGGTGTGCCCGGACCTCAGGGTGACACCGGCGTCCAAGGTGAAACAGGTGCCCCAGGTGAGCCTGGACCCATGGGACCAATGGGACCTCAGGGACTGAAGGGATACGAGGGAGCCGTTGGAGCGCCAGGTGTCCCCGGAGAGCCAGGCCTTACCGGAGAACCAGGACAGCCTGGACCAATGGGCCCTGTAGGACCAATGGGACCTCAAGGAGAGAAAG GTGATACCGGGTACCCTGGAATGCCAGGCGAGCCCGGACCTCAGGGACCATCTGGCGAGCCCGGACCCGAGGGGCCTGCAGGACCCATTGGACCACGTGGTCTTCAGGGATACCCCGGTGCTCAGGGTGCCCCCGGAAACCCAGGAGAGAAGGGAGACCGTGGTGTCCAGGGAGCCCCAGGCCGCCAAGGTCAGCCCGGACAGGCCCAGTTCGCCCCCGCGGCCGCGAAGGACCAGTCTTATTACGCAAGAGCTGCCCCCCAACGGGCAAACTACAAGGGAACGTAA